The Faecalibacter sp. LW9 genome has a segment encoding these proteins:
- a CDS encoding 3-hydroxyacyl-CoA dehydrogenase/enoyl-CoA hydratase family protein produces MRRHIKHVTVLGSGVMGSGIACHFANIGVEVLMLDMVPRELTPQEQAKGLTLEDKVVRNRTAQSHLDAALKSNPSPIYDKAFASRITVGNFDDDLEKIKNSDWVIEVIIERLDIKQAMFEKVDALRKPGTLVTSNTSGIPIHMMSEGRSEDFQKHFCGTHFFNPPRYLKLFEVIPGPKTNQAVIDFFMNYAGLFLGKTAVLCKDTPGFIGNRVGVYSMAKVMELTQELGLTIEEADTLTGSILGRPKTGTFKLGDLVGLDTAYNVTKGLQQNTTGDQMIQDLKDSKFLEFLIENKFLGDKSKKGFYYKEVDKEGNTNRFALDLDTLEYRPMERAKVGAVEAAKQAGSTKNKLAALLKADGKHGDLIRKHFASLFAYVSQRVPEITDVFYPIDDAIRTGYAWKYGPFETWDYVGLVKGIELIESEGYQVAEWVKELAATGADAFYKVEGGKKLFYNQNSKQFEPIPGQDAFIILDNIRKTNEIWSNKEASVQDLGDGIINLEFRSKMNSLGGGVLQGINKAIELAEKDHRGLVIGNQADNFSVGANLAMIMMMAAEQDWWDLNMAIKMFQDTMMRVRYSDIPVIVAPHGMTLGGGCEMTMHADKVVAAAETYIGLVEVGVGLIPGGGGSKEFALRAAKNVLADDVKTNHLRDAFMNIAMAKVATSAYEAKNMGIIREQDIIVVDKDRQIAEAKKHAIIMAEAGYTRPIKQKVKVLGREAQGMFYVGTDQLVAGRYASDHDRLIANKLGYVMTGGNLSEATEVSEQYLLDLEREVFLSLCGERKTLERIQHMLKTGKPLRN; encoded by the coding sequence ATGAGAAGACACATTAAACACGTTACTGTATTAGGGTCAGGAGTAATGGGTTCAGGTATTGCATGTCATTTTGCAAATATTGGAGTCGAAGTCCTGATGTTAGATATGGTGCCTCGCGAGCTTACGCCACAAGAGCAAGCGAAAGGGTTGACTTTAGAAGATAAAGTTGTTCGTAACAGAACTGCCCAATCTCATCTAGATGCAGCGCTTAAAAGCAATCCTTCCCCAATTTACGACAAAGCATTCGCTTCGCGTATAACTGTAGGTAACTTCGATGATGATTTAGAGAAAATCAAAAATTCGGATTGGGTGATCGAAGTAATCATCGAAAGATTGGACATCAAACAAGCAATGTTCGAAAAAGTAGATGCTTTACGTAAACCAGGAACATTAGTGACATCAAATACATCAGGAATTCCAATTCATATGATGTCGGAAGGAAGATCAGAAGATTTCCAGAAACATTTCTGCGGAACACACTTCTTCAATCCTCCTCGTTACTTAAAATTATTTGAAGTCATTCCAGGTCCAAAAACAAATCAAGCAGTGATTGATTTCTTCATGAATTATGCTGGTTTATTCTTAGGGAAAACAGCGGTTTTATGTAAAGATACACCTGGATTTATCGGAAATAGAGTAGGGGTTTACTCGATGGCAAAAGTAATGGAACTAACACAAGAGTTAGGGCTTACAATCGAAGAAGCAGATACTTTAACAGGATCTATTTTAGGTCGTCCTAAAACGGGAACATTCAAATTAGGAGATTTAGTTGGTTTGGATACGGCGTATAACGTAACAAAAGGGTTACAACAAAATACGACGGGAGACCAAATGATTCAAGATTTAAAAGATTCTAAATTCTTAGAATTCTTAATCGAGAATAAATTCTTAGGAGATAAATCAAAAAAAGGATTCTATTATAAAGAAGTTGATAAAGAAGGAAATACAAATCGTTTCGCTTTAGACTTAGATACGTTAGAATACCGTCCGATGGAGCGTGCGAAAGTTGGTGCAGTTGAAGCTGCAAAACAAGCAGGTTCTACAAAAAATAAATTAGCCGCTTTATTAAAAGCGGATGGAAAACACGGCGATTTAATTCGTAAACATTTTGCATCATTATTTGCGTATGTTTCTCAACGTGTTCCGGAAATTACAGATGTATTTTATCCAATCGATGACGCGATTCGTACAGGTTATGCTTGGAAATATGGTCCTTTCGAAACATGGGATTATGTTGGTTTAGTAAAAGGAATCGAATTAATTGAATCAGAAGGTTACCAAGTAGCAGAATGGGTTAAAGAATTAGCGGCAACTGGCGCAGATGCTTTCTACAAAGTAGAAGGTGGTAAAAAATTATTTTATAACCAAAACTCAAAACAATTCGAACCAATTCCTGGTCAAGATGCATTCATCATTTTAGATAACATCCGTAAGACTAACGAAATTTGGTCGAACAAAGAAGCTTCTGTTCAAGATTTAGGTGATGGAATCATCAACTTAGAATTCCGTTCAAAAATGAATTCTTTAGGAGGTGGTGTTTTACAAGGAATCAACAAAGCCATCGAATTAGCAGAAAAAGACCACAGAGGTTTAGTGATCGGTAATCAAGCAGATAATTTCTCAGTAGGAGCAAATTTAGCGATGATCATGATGATGGCTGCCGAGCAAGATTGGTGGGATTTAAATATGGCCATCAAAATGTTCCAAGATACAATGATGCGTGTGCGTTACTCGGATATTCCAGTAATTGTTGCGCCTCACGGAATGACATTAGGTGGTGGATGTGAAATGACGATGCATGCGGATAAAGTAGTTGCAGCTGCTGAAACATACATCGGATTAGTTGAAGTTGGTGTTGGTCTGATCCCTGGTGGAGGTGGATCGAAAGAATTTGCTTTACGTGCAGCTAAAAATGTATTAGCCGATGACGTGAAAACAAATCACTTAAGAGATGCGTTCATGAACATCGCAATGGCAAAAGTAGCTACTTCTGCTTACGAAGCGAAAAACATGGGAATTATTCGTGAACAAGACATTATCGTAGTGGATAAAGATCGTCAAATCGCAGAAGCGAAGAAACATGCAATCATTATGGCTGAAGCGGGATACACACGCCCAATCAAGCAAAAAGTGAAAGTATTAGGACGCGAAGCACAAGGGATGTTCTACGTAGGAACTGACCAATTAGTAGCAGGACGTTACGCTTCAGATCACGATCGTTTAATCGCGAATAAATTAGGATATGTGATGACGGGTGGAAACTTATCAGAAGCAACAGAAGTATCAGAACAATACTTACTAGACTTAGAAAGAGAAGTGTTCTTATCATTATGTGGTGAACGAAAAACGTTAGAGCGTATCCAACACATGTTAAAAACAGGTAAACCATTACGTAACTAA
- a CDS encoding four helix bundle protein, with protein MHKLEDLKIWNKAIELSKEVYLLCQNLPQDEKFGLINQLKRSAISIPSNIAEGAGRNSNREFIQFLGIANGSTYELQTQIILCEALNLLSQNQIKNVLELISEVQKMNYVFQQKLKSNI; from the coding sequence ATGCATAAACTTGAAGATTTAAAAATTTGGAACAAAGCGATCGAACTTTCGAAAGAAGTTTATTTGCTGTGCCAAAATTTACCTCAAGATGAAAAGTTTGGGCTGATCAATCAATTAAAAAGATCAGCGATTTCTATTCCTTCCAATATTGCAGAAGGGGCAGGTAGAAATTCAAATAGAGAATTTATTCAGTTTTTAGGAATTGCGAATGGTTCAACATATGAGTTACAAACGCAAATAATTTTATGCGAAGCGTTGAATTTGCTTTCTCAAAATCAAATCAAGAATGTTCTTGAATTGATTAGTGAAGTTCAGAAAATGAATTATGTATTTCAACAGAAACTTAAATCTAATATCTAA
- a CDS encoding acetyl-CoA C-acyltransferase, translating to MKQAYIVTGYRTAVGKAPKGTLRFTRPDELAATVLKRLMEDYPTLDPARIDDLIVGCAMPEAEQGLNMARLISLMGLSTDKVPGVTVNRYCASGSEAIALAAAKIRTGMAECIIAGGAESMSYIPMGGYKPIPETDMAKDNPDYYWGMGLTAEAVANEFKVSREEQDLFAFNSHQKALKALAEGKFDAQIVPVEVEYNFLDANEKIQTKKTIFKQDEGPRADTSLEGLAKLRPVFANGGSVTAGNSSQMSDGAAFVMVMSEDMVKELGLEPVARLVSYATVGLAPRIMGMGPLYAIPKALEQAGLQLQDIDLFELNEAFASQSVAIMRELEMDAAKVNVNGGAIALGHPLGCSGTKLTVQLMHEMEARKAKYGMVTMCVGTGQGAASVFEYLK from the coding sequence ATGAAACAAGCATATATTGTTACAGGATATAGAACAGCAGTAGGTAAAGCACCAAAAGGAACTTTACGTTTTACGCGCCCAGACGAATTAGCGGCGACTGTTCTGAAACGTTTAATGGAGGATTATCCAACATTAGATCCAGCACGTATCGACGATTTAATCGTGGGATGTGCAATGCCAGAAGCTGAACAAGGTTTGAATATGGCACGTTTAATCTCATTAATGGGATTAAGCACAGATAAAGTTCCAGGAGTAACCGTAAACCGTTACTGTGCATCAGGTTCTGAAGCCATTGCATTAGCAGCGGCTAAAATTAGAACTGGAATGGCAGAATGTATCATAGCTGGTGGAGCAGAATCGATGTCATATATTCCCATGGGAGGGTATAAACCAATTCCAGAAACGGATATGGCAAAAGATAACCCAGATTACTACTGGGGAATGGGGTTAACAGCTGAAGCGGTTGCTAATGAATTCAAAGTTTCTCGTGAAGAGCAAGATTTATTTGCATTCAACTCGCACCAAAAAGCATTAAAAGCATTAGCAGAAGGAAAATTTGATGCTCAAATCGTTCCGGTTGAGGTGGAATATAATTTCTTAGACGCAAACGAAAAAATCCAAACAAAGAAAACAATCTTCAAACAAGACGAAGGACCACGTGCAGACACTTCATTAGAAGGTTTAGCAAAATTACGTCCAGTATTCGCGAATGGAGGTTCAGTTACAGCTGGTAACTCATCTCAAATGTCAGACGGTGCTGCTTTCGTTATGGTCATGTCTGAAGATATGGTAAAAGAATTAGGATTAGAGCCTGTTGCCCGCTTAGTATCTTATGCAACGGTAGGTTTAGCGCCTCGTATCATGGGAATGGGGCCTTTATATGCGATTCCAAAAGCATTAGAGCAAGCAGGATTACAATTGCAAGACATCGATTTATTCGAGTTAAATGAGGCATTCGCTTCTCAATCGGTTGCAATTATGCGCGAATTAGAGATGGATGCAGCTAAAGTGAACGTGAATGGTGGTGCCATCGCATTAGGTCACCCACTAGGATGTTCAGGTACAAAATTAACGGTGCAATTAATGCATGAAATGGAAGCACGTAAAGCGAAATACGGTATGGTAACGATGTGTGTCGGAACTGGACAAGGTGCTGCTTCTGTTTTCGAATACTTAAAATAA
- a CDS encoding acyl-CoA dehydrogenase family protein, translating into MSTNPNRLIGGQYLIKDASYNDIFTYEDLSEEQQMILQSAKEFIDKEVVPNKHRIEKKDYALIEELMRKIGELGLLGISVPEEYGGLGMGFVTTMLVCDYISGATGSLATAFGAHTGIGTMPILLYGTEEQKQKYLPKLATGEVFASYCLTEPEAGSDANSGKTKATLSEDGKEYIITGQKMWITNAGFADIFIVFARIDDDKNITGFIVEKDKAGDGFSLGEEEDKLGIVSSSTRQVFLNEVRVPVENMLGERDGGFKIAMNALNVGRIKLGAACLDAQRRVLDNALQYASERKQFGVSINTFGAIKEKLADMAVATFTSEAGAYRAAKDVEDAIADNVAKGMAHNEAELKGIEEYAIEASILKVWISEAAQVASDQGIQIYGGMGYSKEMPMESAWRDARISRIYEGTNEINTLLCVSMLVKRAFKGKLDLMTPAMGIANELMSIPSFDIPDYSELFAQEKEIIANLKKVFFMVAGAALQKFGANLEQHQQLIIAASRIMQEIYMVESAMLRADKLANAKGADAAKNAEKLVQLQLFKSVEIIKTEATRGIISFTEGDEQRMMLSGLRRFTRYNEYPNVVNLKTEIADLLIAENKYTF; encoded by the coding sequence ATGTCTACAAATCCAAACAGATTAATTGGAGGTCAATACTTAATCAAAGACGCTTCATACAACGATATCTTTACTTACGAAGATTTATCAGAAGAACAACAAATGATTTTGCAATCAGCAAAAGAGTTTATCGACAAAGAAGTTGTTCCAAATAAACACAGAATTGAGAAAAAAGATTATGCGTTAATCGAAGAATTAATGCGTAAAATCGGAGAGTTAGGATTGTTAGGGATTTCAGTTCCTGAAGAATACGGTGGATTAGGAATGGGATTCGTAACAACAATGTTAGTGTGCGATTACATTTCGGGTGCAACAGGTTCTTTAGCAACTGCTTTCGGTGCGCATACAGGAATTGGAACAATGCCAATTTTGTTATACGGAACGGAAGAACAAAAACAAAAATATTTACCAAAATTAGCGACAGGTGAAGTGTTCGCTTCTTACTGTTTAACAGAACCAGAAGCAGGTTCTGATGCGAATTCAGGAAAAACAAAAGCAACTTTATCAGAAGACGGTAAAGAATACATCATCACAGGGCAAAAAATGTGGATTACGAATGCAGGTTTCGCTGATATCTTCATTGTATTCGCACGCATCGACGATGACAAAAACATTACTGGATTTATCGTAGAAAAAGATAAAGCAGGGGACGGATTCTCTTTAGGAGAGGAAGAAGATAAATTAGGAATTGTTTCTTCATCTACACGTCAAGTGTTCTTAAACGAAGTTCGTGTTCCAGTAGAGAACATGTTAGGAGAAAGAGATGGAGGATTCAAAATCGCGATGAATGCCTTAAACGTAGGGCGTATCAAATTAGGTGCGGCTTGTTTAGATGCACAACGTCGGGTGTTGGACAACGCTTTGCAATATGCTTCTGAAAGAAAGCAATTTGGTGTTTCAATCAATACATTTGGCGCAATTAAAGAAAAATTAGCGGATATGGCGGTTGCTACATTTACATCAGAAGCGGGTGCTTACCGTGCAGCGAAAGATGTAGAAGATGCAATTGCAGATAATGTAGCGAAAGGAATGGCGCATAATGAGGCTGAATTAAAAGGAATCGAAGAGTACGCAATTGAAGCTTCGATCTTAAAAGTTTGGATTTCTGAGGCAGCTCAAGTGGCTTCTGATCAAGGGATTCAAATTTATGGAGGAATGGGGTACTCAAAAGAGATGCCAATGGAATCCGCTTGGAGAGATGCGCGTATTTCGAGAATCTATGAGGGTACAAACGAAATCAACACTTTATTATGTGTTTCGATGTTGGTAAAACGTGCGTTCAAAGGGAAATTAGATTTAATGACGCCTGCTATGGGAATTGCAAACGAATTAATGTCGATTCCTTCTTTCGATATTCCAGATTATTCTGAATTATTCGCACAAGAAAAAGAAATCATTGCGAACTTAAAGAAAGTATTCTTTATGGTGGCTGGTGCAGCTTTACAAAAGTTTGGAGCGAATCTAGAGCAACACCAACAGCTGATCATTGCAGCTTCTCGTATCATGCAAGAAATTTATATGGTGGAGTCGGCAATGTTACGTGCAGATAAATTAGCAAATGCTAAAGGTGCTGATGCAGCGAAGAATGCAGAGAAATTAGTGCAATTACAATTGTTCAAATCGGTTGAAATTATTAAAACTGAGGCAACGCGTGGAATTATTTCATTCACAGAAGGTGATGAGCAACGCATGATGTTATCAGGATTAAGAAGATTTACACGTTACAACGAATATCCAAATGTAGTCAACTTAAAAACAGAAATTGCAGATTTATTAATCGCTGAAAATAAATATACGTTCTAA
- a CDS encoding NAD-dependent deacylase, which produces MKNMVILTGAGISAESGISTFRDANGLWENYDIMEVASIEGWKTNPSLVLDFYNQRRAQLKEVMPNKAHYFLAELETNFNVTIITQNVDNLHERAGSTKIIHLHGELNKVRSVKNENLIYTWEDDLMMGDFGEDQAQLRPHIVWFGEMVPEMESAIDIASQADLFLIIGTSLQVYPAASLIDYVPKHAQIISVDPNPLPLDQHIYHIRKSATQSISDLKEIFKI; this is translated from the coding sequence ATGAAAAATATGGTGATATTAACTGGAGCTGGAATTAGTGCGGAAAGTGGAATATCAACTTTCAGAGATGCAAATGGTTTATGGGAAAATTATGACATAATGGAAGTGGCTTCCATCGAAGGTTGGAAGACAAATCCAAGTTTAGTACTCGACTTTTATAACCAAAGACGTGCGCAATTAAAAGAGGTGATGCCAAATAAAGCACATTATTTTTTAGCAGAATTGGAAACTAATTTTAACGTAACAATCATAACACAAAATGTGGACAATCTTCATGAACGTGCGGGTTCTACTAAAATTATTCATTTGCATGGAGAATTAAATAAGGTCAGAAGTGTTAAAAATGAAAATTTAATTTATACATGGGAAGATGATTTAATGATGGGGGATTTTGGAGAGGATCAGGCACAACTCCGTCCGCATATCGTATGGTTTGGTGAAATGGTACCTGAAATGGAATCTGCTATTGATATAGCTTCTCAAGCTGATTTATTTTTAATCATCGGAACTTCCTTACAAGTCTACCCTGCGGCATCTTTAATCGATTATGTACCAAAGCATGCGCAAATTATTTCAGTTGATCCTAATCCACTTCCGCTTGACCAACATATTTACCATATTCGTAAATCAGCTACTCAAAGTATCTCCGATTTAAAAGAAATCTTTAAAATTTAA
- a CDS encoding RNA polymerase sigma factor — protein sequence MKKNYKRLEKDQEIINLVANQQIEQAFKLLVNTYHQKIYWQVRRIVLIHEDADDVTQNIFIKIFQNLSTFRNESKLSSWIFRIAYNEAINFIQKRAKENHYSSEDYTKEIVDHLEEDQYYSGDEIDLKLQKDIAQLPEKQRVIFMMKYYDELKYEEISGILETSVGALKASYHHAVKKIEQFIKQSD from the coding sequence TTGAAAAAGAATTACAAACGGTTGGAAAAGGATCAAGAAATAATAAATTTAGTAGCAAATCAGCAGATTGAACAGGCTTTTAAACTTCTGGTGAATACTTATCATCAAAAAATTTATTGGCAAGTCCGTCGCATAGTGTTGATCCATGAAGATGCAGATGATGTCACTCAAAATATATTTATTAAAATCTTTCAAAATCTTTCAACCTTTCGAAATGAATCCAAATTGTCATCTTGGATTTTTCGAATTGCTTATAATGAAGCCATAAATTTTATCCAAAAACGGGCGAAAGAAAACCATTATTCTTCGGAAGATTACACCAAAGAAATTGTTGACCATTTAGAAGAAGATCAGTATTACAGTGGAGATGAAATTGATTTGAAATTGCAAAAGGACATTGCTCAATTACCCGAAAAACAACGTGTAATTTTTATGATGAAATATTATGATGAATTGAAATACGAAGAAATTTCAGGGATTCTAGAAACATCAGTAGGAGCATTAAAAGCGAGTTATCATCATGCTGTAAAAAAAATTGAGCAATTTATTAAACAATCCGATTAA
- a CDS encoding ATP-dependent Clp protease adaptor ClpS, with protein MIKFSTKPQWETEYDSDVEVLEQESKKYQIIVYNDDINTFDWVIESLIDVCDHTPEQAEQCTILIHYKGKCEVLTGSYEDLKPRCTELLNRNINAEIV; from the coding sequence ATGATTAAATTTTCAACGAAACCACAATGGGAAACTGAATATGATTCGGATGTTGAAGTTTTAGAACAAGAATCTAAGAAATATCAAATCATCGTCTATAATGATGATATTAATACGTTTGATTGGGTAATTGAATCATTAATTGATGTGTGTGATCATACGCCTGAACAAGCAGAGCAATGTACTATTTTAATTCATTACAAAGGAAAATGTGAGGTACTAACAGGGTCATATGAAGATCTTAAACCTCGTTGTACAGAGTTATTGAATCGTAATATTAATGCAGAAATTGTTTAA
- the prmA gene encoding 50S ribosomal protein L11 methyltransferase: MTNYIEYKFQVAQPEPWNEIIIATISELPFESFLENETGFDAYIPATQENEEEIKAALTALDDLEGAEYSYVRTEIEQQNWNATWEENFTPILVNNQCLIRAEFHETIENIPYEIVIQPKMSFGTGHHSTTHLMVEYILETEFDGKDILDMGCGTSILAILAMKKNANYAECIDIDEWAVENSIENGKRNGVSLDAKMGDNSLLGSKHFDVILANINKNILMAQIPSYINVLNEGGDLFLSGLMEQDFDDIHAFCVDKNLTFVSKKQRNEWIALHFKK, translated from the coding sequence ATGACAAATTACATCGAATATAAATTTCAGGTTGCTCAACCTGAGCCATGGAATGAAATCATTATCGCTACTATTTCTGAATTACCTTTTGAAAGTTTTTTAGAAAATGAGACAGGATTTGATGCTTACATTCCAGCTACACAAGAGAACGAAGAAGAGATCAAAGCGGCTTTAACTGCATTAGACGATTTAGAAGGAGCAGAATATTCGTATGTTCGTACAGAGATAGAGCAGCAAAACTGGAATGCCACTTGGGAGGAAAATTTTACACCTATCCTTGTAAACAATCAGTGTTTAATTCGTGCTGAATTTCATGAAACAATTGAAAACATTCCTTACGAAATTGTCATTCAACCAAAAATGTCATTTGGAACGGGGCATCACTCAACAACGCATTTAATGGTTGAATATATTTTAGAAACGGAGTTTGATGGAAAAGACATTCTTGATATGGGTTGTGGAACTTCAATTTTAGCCATCTTAGCTATGAAAAAGAATGCCAATTATGCTGAATGCATCGACATTGATGAATGGGCAGTCGAGAATTCTATCGAAAATGGAAAGCGAAATGGAGTAAGCCTAGATGCAAAGATGGGTGATAATTCGTTATTGGGTTCTAAACATTTTGATGTGATTTTAGCCAACATTAATAAAAATATTTTAATGGCTCAAATTCCTTCATACATCAACGTTTTAAATGAAGGTGGAGATTTATTCTTAAGTGGATTAATGGAACAAGATTTCGATGATATTCACGCATTTTGTGTTGATAAAAATCTAACGTTCGTTTCGAAAAAACAACGAAACGAATGGATTGCATTACATTTCAAAAAATAA
- the tpiA gene encoding triose-phosphate isomerase has translation MRNKIVAGNWKMNLSFEQALQLANDLNEYVAHHPSTAQVVIAPTSIYLQAIQETVDNDYITVAAQDVAAAEKGAYTGDVSAEQLDSIGINCAIVGHSERRAYQHESDAIIAQKLEQLFAKEITPIFCIGEKLEEREADKHFEVVKSQVLNALQPQKVENLTKVVIAYEPVWAIGTGKTASPEQAQEIHAYIRSVLKDAFGEDLANGTSILYGGSVNAGNAEELFAQPDIDGGLVGGASLKVEDFSKIIAAIK, from the coding sequence ATGAGAAATAAAATTGTTGCTGGAAATTGGAAAATGAATTTGTCGTTTGAACAAGCTTTACAATTGGCGAATGATTTAAACGAATATGTTGCTCACCATCCTAGTACTGCACAAGTGGTGATTGCTCCAACTTCTATCTATTTACAAGCGATTCAAGAGACAGTAGATAACGATTATATCACGGTTGCAGCTCAAGATGTAGCCGCGGCTGAAAAAGGGGCTTATACGGGAGATGTATCGGCTGAACAATTGGATAGTATTGGAATTAATTGTGCGATTGTGGGTCACTCTGAAAGAAGAGCATATCAACACGAATCGGATGCTATTATTGCTCAAAAGTTAGAACAATTATTCGCGAAAGAAATTACGCCTATTTTCTGCATAGGAGAAAAATTAGAAGAACGAGAAGCGGATAAACATTTTGAAGTGGTAAAATCACAAGTATTAAATGCTTTACAACCTCAAAAAGTGGAAAATTTAACTAAAGTGGTGATTGCTTACGAACCAGTTTGGGCTATTGGAACAGGAAAAACAGCTTCTCCCGAACAAGCACAAGAAATTCATGCTTACATTCGTTCTGTTTTAAAAGATGCTTTCGGTGAAGATCTTGCTAATGGGACTTCGATTTTATATGGAGGTAGTGTAAATGCAGGAAATGCTGAAGAATTATTCGCTCAACCGGATATCGATGGAGGTTTAGTAGGGGGAGCATCTTTAAAAGTTGAAGACTTCTCAAAAATCATTGCAGCGATCAAATAA
- a CDS encoding ABC transporter permease: MIHYIINKIFYGFLTLFGVVTVVFLLFTVLPGDPARMMLDQKEDPEQLAQMRKNIGLDQPVWKQYLYYLNDLSPISFHDDQTKESTYTSLSSGKYEYHKIASFGQNAMVIKKPFLRTSFQKQGKSVATIIAETLPNTIVLAVAAIVLATIIGIALGIISALVKDSWIDRSLLVITSFGMSIPSFFSAIIIAYIFAFLLHEVTHLNMIGSLYEVDDLGEGKHLTLKNLILPALTLGSRPLAVFTQLTRNSLLEVLSQDYIRTAYAKGLSKKTVILKHALRNALNPVITAISGWFASMLAGAVFVEFIFGWNGLGKEIVNALNTLDLPIVMGSVLVIAVMFIVINIIIDILYGVLDPRVRIK, translated from the coding sequence ATGATCCATTACATCATCAATAAAATATTCTACGGTTTCTTAACCCTATTTGGCGTGGTAACCGTAGTTTTCCTTTTATTTACTGTACTTCCTGGAGATCCGGCGCGAATGATGTTGGATCAAAAAGAAGATCCTGAACAATTGGCACAGATGCGTAAAAATATAGGCCTTGATCAACCCGTTTGGAAACAATATTTGTATTATCTTAATGATTTGTCTCCCATTTCCTTCCACGATGATCAAACAAAAGAATCGACGTATACTTCTTTAAGTTCTGGAAAATATGAATATCACAAAATTGCGTCTTTCGGACAAAATGCGATGGTCATCAAAAAACCATTTTTGCGTACTTCTTTTCAAAAACAAGGTAAATCTGTTGCCACAATCATCGCTGAAACATTACCCAATACCATTGTATTAGCAGTTGCAGCCATTGTTTTGGCGACCATCATAGGAATTGCTTTAGGAATAATATCGGCTTTAGTGAAGGACAGTTGGATCGATCGTTCCCTTTTAGTCATTACCAGTTTTGGGATGAGTATTCCTTCCTTCTTTTCAGCCATTATTATTGCTTATATTTTTGCATTTCTATTGCACGAGGTCACCCATCTGAATATGATTGGGAGTTTATATGAAGTGGATGATTTAGGAGAAGGAAAACATTTAACCTTAAAAAATTTAATTCTTCCAGCCCTAACTTTAGGATCTAGACCGTTAGCTGTATTTACACAATTAACACGAAACTCGTTGTTAGAAGTATTAAGCCAAGATTACATTCGCACGGCTTATGCGAAAGGATTATCGAAGAAAACCGTAATTCTAAAACATGCTTTACGCAATGCTTTAAATCCTGTAATCACAGCAATTTCGGGATGGTTTGCATCCATGTTAGCTGGGGCTGTATTTGTAGAATTTATCTTTGGATGGAATGGCTTAGGCAAAGAAATTGTGAACGCACTAAACACCTTAGACTTACCGATTGTCATGGGATCTGTTTTGGTTATTGCGGTCATGTTTATTGTTATTAATATCATTATTGATATCTTATACGGTGTATTAGATCCACGTGTACGAATCAAATAA